Proteins encoded together in one Camelina sativa cultivar DH55 chromosome 9, Cs, whole genome shotgun sequence window:
- the LOC104713109 gene encoding nuclear ribonuclease Z-like, whose translation MEKKEAMQIEGYPIEGLSIGGHETCIIFPSLRIAFDIGRCPHRAISQDFLFISHSHMDHIGGLPMYVATRGLYKMKPPTIIVPKSIKETVESLFEVHRKLDSSELQHNLVGLDIGEEFIIRKDLKVKAFKTYHVIQSQGYVVYSTKYKLKQEYIGLSGNEIKNLKASGVEITNSITTPEVAFTGDTTSDFVVDENNDDVLKAKVLVMESTFLDDSVSVEHARDYGHIHLSEIVNHAEKFENKAILLIHFSARYTVKEIEDAISALPPPLEGRVFALTRGF comes from the exons atggagaagaaggaagcaatGCAAATCGAAGGTTACCCTATCGAGGGATTGTCGATTGGAGGGCACGAGACGTGTATCATATTCCCATCTCTTCGGATAGCTTTCGACATCGGTCGTTGCCCACATCGCGCTATTTCACAAGACTtcctcttcatctctcactCTCACATGGATCACATC GGTGGATTGCCAATGTATGTTGCGACTAGAGGCTTGTACAAAATGAAGCCTCCAACGATTATAGTTCCCAAATCGATTAAAGAAACTGTTGAGAGTTTGTTTGAGGTTCACAGAAAGTTAGATTCTTCAGAGCTACAGCACAATCTTGTTGGCTTGGACATAG GGGAGGAGTTTATTATAAGGAAAGATCTCAAAGTCAAAGCCTTTAAGACATACCATGTCATCCAAAGCCAG GGTTATGTAGTGTATTCAACTAAATATAAACTCAAGCAGGAGTATATTGGCTTATCTGGGAATGAAATTAAGAACTTGAAGGCTTCAGGTGTTGAG ATAACAAACAGCATAACAACTCCTGAAGTCGCTTTTACGGGAGATACAACGTCGGATTTTGTAGTTGATGAAAACAATGATGATGTTCTCAAGGCAAAGGTTCTCGTCATGGAG AGCACATTTCTTGATGATTCGGTATCCGTAGAGCATGCAAGAGACTATGGACATATCCATTTATCTGAG ATAGTAAATCATGCTGAAAAGTTTGAAAACAAAGCAATCCTGCTGATCCACTTTTCGGCTCGGTATACAGTGAag GAAATCGAAGATGCCATTTCTGCATTGCCTCCACCTCTAGAGGGACGTGTGTTTGCACTAACACGAGGATTCTAA
- the LOC104713110 gene encoding isochorismate synthase 1, chloroplastic, whose product MASLRLSSHFLGSSNTKKHSSIISISHHNYSPTPFTRFSRKKYESCAMSMNGCEGDFKTPLGTVETRTMTAVLSPAAATDKLISAVSELKSQPPPFSSGVVRLQVPIDQQIGAIDWLQAQNEILPRCFFSRRSDVGRPDLLLDLARENGDGNGKNGNGSVSSDRNLVSVAGIGSAVFFRDLDPFSHDDWRSIRRFLSSKSPLIRAYGGMRFDPNGKIAVEWEPFGAFYFSVPQVEFNEFGGSSMLAATVAWDDELSWTLENAIEALQETMLQVSSVVMRLRNKSLGVSVLSKNHVPTKGAYFPAVEKALEMIKLKSSSLNKVVLARNSRIITDTDIDPIAWLAQLQTEGHDAYQFCLQPPGAPAFIGNTPERLFQRNQLGVCSEALAATRPRAASRARDMEIERDLLTSPKDDLEFSIVRENIREKLNGICDRVVVKPQKTVRKLARVQHLYSQLAGKLRREDDEFEILAALHPTPAVCGLPAEEARLLIKEIESFDRGMYAGPVGFFGGEESEFAVGIRSALVEKGLGALIYAGTGIVAGSDPSSEWNELDLKISQFTKSIEYEPKTALHAIN is encoded by the exons ATGGCGTCGCTTCGATTGTCTTCTCATTTTCTGGGCTCATCAAACACTAAAAAACACAGCTCCATTATTTCAATCTCTCATCATAATTACTCTCCAACTCCATTCACTAGATTCTCCCGCAAG AAGTACGAGTCATGTGCCATGTCTATGAATGGTTGTGAGGGAGATTTCAAGACACCACTTGGTACAGTTGAGACAAGAACTATGACTGCTGTTTTATCTCCAGCAGCCGCCACTGACAAGCTTATCTCCGCCGTCTCTGAACTCAAATCGCAACCTCCTCCGTTTTCTTCCGGAGTTGTCCGTTTACAG GTACCAATTGACCAGCAAATCGGAGCAATTGATTGGCTTCAAGCCCAGAATGAGATTCTGCCTCGTTGTTTCTTCTCTCGTCGCAGTGACGTCGGTCGTCCCGATCTTCTCCTCGATCTAGCGAGAGAGAACGGAGACGGAAACGGGAAGAACGGGAACGGATCTGTTTCATCTGATCGTAATCTTGTTAGCGTTGCTGGGATCGGGTCTGCAGTGTTCTTCCGTGACCTTGATCCTTTCTCTCATGATGATTGGAGATCCATCCGAAGGTTTTTGTCTTCAAAGTCACCTCTGATTCGTGCCTATGGTGGTATGCGTTTTGATCCTAATGGAAAGATTGCTGTCGAATGGGAACCTTTTGGTGCCTTTTACTTTTCAGTCCctcag GTTGAGTTTAATGAGTTTGGGGGAAGTTCAATGTTGGCCGCAACTGTTGCTTGGGATGATGAACTCTCTTGGACACTAGAAAATGCTATTGAAGCACTTCAGGAGACTATGCTTCAGGTTTCTTCTGTTGTCATGAGGTTACGAAACAAATCTCTTGGAGTATCTGTTTTGAGCAAGAATCATGTTCCTACCAAAGGTGCTTATTTCCCTGCTGTAGAGAAGGCTTTGGAGATGATCAAGCTGAAAAGCTCTTCTCTTAACAAG GTTGTGCTTGCTCGCAACAGCAGGATAATTACGGATACTGACATTGATCCCATTGCTTGGTTAGCACAGTTGCAG ACTGAAGGACATGATGCATATCAGTTCTGTCTTCAACCACCAGGTGCACCAGCTTTTATTGGAAACACG CCTGAGAGACTTTTCCAAAGGAATCAATTAGGTGTCTGCAGTGAAGCTTTGGCTGCAACTAGACCTAGAGCTGCTTCGAGGGCGCGTGATATGGAGATTGAGCGTGACTTACTAACCAG TCCGAAAGACGACCTTGAGTTCTCTATTGTGCGAGAGAATATAAGAGAAAAGTTAAAC GGTATCTGTGACAGAGTCGTTGTTAAGCCCCAAAAAACTGTGAGGAAGCTTGCAAGAGTGCAGCACCTATATTCTCAATTAGCAGGGAAACTTAGGAGGGAAGATGATGAG TTTGAAATCTTGGCTGCTCTGCATCCAACTCCAGCTGTTTGTGGGCTTCCAGCAGAAGAAGCTAGGCTTTTGATTAAGGAAATAG AATCATTCGATAGAGGAATGTATGCTGGACCTGTCGGGTTTTTTGGTGGAGAGGAGAGTGAATTTGCAGTGGGGATCAGATCAGCTCTAGTCGAAAAG GGTCTTGGGGCGTTAATCTATGCGGGGACAGGGATAGTAGCAGGAAGCGATCCATCTTCAGAGTGGAATGAGCTTGATCTTAAGATATCTCAG TTCACCAAGTCAATTGAATATGAACCAAAAACAGCTCTGCATGCGATTAATTGA
- the LOC104713108 gene encoding protein IQ-DOMAIN 31-like: MGKSTKWLKNVLLGKKTSKSSGSKGKEIVVSGKEVVVTAKVEESDVVSDLPSFAIPATNTVDRSGGILETQNVQPEEISDDEIELPEGKPTDSQIVAPVQDDSLSDAEKIQQEIAATSVQAAFRGYLARRAFWALKGIIRLQALIRGHLVRRQAVATLFSVMGIVRLQAFARGREIRKSDIGVQVLRKCSLQLLQGNKLATPTDAYFGIKKLTSNAFALKLLASSPKVIPVRAYNSSNPNSNLIWLENWSASCFWKPVPQPKKTIGRKLQNKLLVEAESAKPKKSVRKVPAASLESSSVQTSFEFEKPKRSFRKVSSQSIEPPAVEDPQIELEKVKRSLRKVHNPVVESSIQPQRSPHREVEKPKLGVEKITESSYPLVHKTAEEPVNVCDEKKNQEMPEQPGEEVHVPEVEVHTPAPLETNEALDSSLVNQIDSNERAMVEEKASIKDTKEERSPKPKNKENSAGKENQKSRKKGSATSKTEREESNGDSQTSPSIPSYMQATKSAKAKLRLQGSPKSAEQDGTEKATVPRRHSLPSSGNGRITSNSPRTTRLTNSGEKTGNKKEKPLLSSREGNAKTTPAERKR, encoded by the exons ATGGGGAAGTCTACAAAGTGGTTAAAGAATGTATTGCTTGGAAAGAAAACATCTAAATCTAGTGGTTCGAAAGGAAAAGAG ATAGTTGTGAGTGGAAAAGAGGTAGTGGTTACTGCTAAGGTAGAAGAATCAGATGTGGTATCAGATCTTCCTTCTTTTGCAATTCCAGCCACCAATACCGTTGATAGAAGCGGTGGTATCTTAGAGACACAAAATGTACAACCTGAAGAGATCTCAGATGATGAAATTGAGCTTCCTGAGGGAAAACCAACAGATTCTCAAATTGTTGCACCTGTTCAAGATGATTCACTATCTGATGCAGAGAAAATCCAACAAGAGATTGCAGCTACGTCTGTTCAGGCTGCGTTTAGAGGTTACTTG GCTCGGCGTGCTTTTTGGGCACTCAAAGGCATAATAAGGCTACAAGCACTTATCCGTGGTCACCTGGTTAGGAGACAAGCTGTTGCAACTCTTTTCTCTGTCATGGGAATTGTCAGGTTGCAAGCATTTGCTCGAGGAAGAGAGATCAGGAAGTCTGACATTGGAGTTCAAGTTCTTAGGAAATGCAGTTTGCAGCTGCTTCAG gGGAACAAGCTTGCAACCCCTACAGATGCTTACTTTGGAATCAAGAAACTTACATCCAATGCTTTTGCTCTGAAG CTTCTCGCTTCATCACCAAAAGTGATACCTGTACGCGCCTATAATTCATCTAATCCAAACTCAAACTTGATCTGGTTAGAGAACTGGTCAGCCTCATGCTTCTGGAAACCGGTTCCTCAACCGAAGAAAACAATAGGCAGAAAACTTCAGAACAAGCTTTTAGTCGAGGCTGAGTCTGCTAAACCCAAGAAGAGTGTCCGTAAAGTTCCTGCTGCAAGCTTGGAAAGTTCCTCAGTACAGACATCTTTTGAGTTTGAGAAACCCAAACGAAGTTTCCGGAAAGTTTCAAGCCAGTCAATAGAGCCACCCGCTGTTGAAGATCCTCAGATTGAACTTGAAAAAGTTAAACGTAGCTTGAGGAAGGTACATAATCCGGTAGTTGAGAGCTCTATCCAACCTCAACGATCCCCTCATAGGGAAGTAGAGAAGCCAAAGCTTGGCGTGGAGAAGATAACTGAGTCATCATATCCGCTGGTACATAAAACTGCAGAAGAACCTGTGAATGTATGTGAcgaaaagaaaaaccaagaaaTGCCTGAACAGCCTGGGGAGGAGGTACATGTTCCTGAGGTGGAAGTACATACTCCTGCACCATTAGAAACCAATGAAGCACTTGATTCATCACTGGTCAACCAAATTGACAGCAACGAAAGAGCCATGGTGGAGGAAAAAGCCTCAATAAAGGATACCAAAGAAGAACGGTctcccaaaccaaaaaataaagaaaattcagCTGGGAAGGAGAACCAGAAATCCAGGAAGAAGGGTTCAGCTACTAGCAAGACCGAGCGGGAAGAGAGTAATGGGGACAGTCAGACTAGCCCATCAATCCCAAGCTATATGCAAGCAACTAAATCTGCAAAAGCAAAGCTGAGGCTACAAGGCTCACCAAAGTCTGCTGAGCAAGATGGAACTGAGAAAGCCACTGTTCCTAGACGTCATTCACTACCATCATCAGGCAATGGCAGGATCACCTCTAATTCCCCAAGAACAACGAGACTCACAAACTCAGGTGAGAAAACCGGGAATAAGAAGGAGAAACCTCTTCTGTCCTCCAGAGAAGGAAACG CCAAGACAACTCCAGCAGAACGGAAGAGGTGA
- the LOC104715845 gene encoding probable arabinosyltransferase ARAD1, translating to MRGSLRLDRALNYRIMYLPQATFNFFKFNLRIFNNVHFAFGTVRGNGTKQTGKGMASSKFCLNIAGDTPSSNRLFDAIVSHCVPVIISDQIELPFEDTLDYSSFSVFVHSSEAVKKGVLVNLLRGVREDQWKKKWERLKEVVECFEYRFPSRPGDSVDMIWSAVSHKLSSLQFDVHRKNRYRRSDIFDKTRSER from the exons ATGAGGGGATCGTTGAGGTTGGATAGAGCTCTCAACTACAGGATTATGTACCTTCCTCAAGCTACGTTTAACTTTTTCAAGTTCAATCTGAGGATCTTCAACA ATGTTCACTTTGCGTTTGGAACTGTAAGAGGGAACGGGACTAAACAAACTGGTAAAGGAATGGCTTCCTCGAAGTTTTGTCTTAATATCGCTGGTGACACTCCTTCCTCTAATCGTCTTTTCGATGCCATCGTGAGTCATTGTGTTCCTGTTATAATAAGTGATCAGATTGAGCTTCCGTTTGAAGATACTCTAGACTATTCGAGTTTCTCAGTGTTTGTGCATTCCTCTGAAGCTGTAAAGAAAGGGGTTTTGGTGAATCTTCTCAGAGGGGTTAGAGAGGATcagtggaagaagaagtgggAGAGACTGAAAGAGGTTGTTGAATGTTTCGAGTATCGGTTCCCTTCTCGTCCTGGAGATTCTGTGGATATGATTTGGTCAGCTGTTTCTCATAAGCTTTCTTCACTTCAGTTTGATGTTCATAGAAAGAATCGGTACCGTAGATctgatatttttgataaaacccGATCAGAAAGGTGA